CATATGTTCACTAATACAGTACTCTTCAAAAATTATAATGATCATTTGCCGATATATTAAAAAATTAATATGTTACATCCACATATGATATTTTATTAAGCATAACATTTGCAGTTGTACTAAGACCATATTATTTCATTTcagttttttttggaaaaggaggatatTTCGTTTCAGATAACATGAATATCCATAAAAGAAAAAATTCTAGTATTCTTGAACACTTCGCATTTTGAATGTAAAATCCTGACACTTTGAACTGACGAGATGCCCTTGCGTTTGCcagggccactttgctagtttcaCATTAAAAAACAAAGGACAAACTTGGGGAACTTTTTCTTGCAACTTGGGGAATTGGCTCTATAGCTAAAGCCACACGCTCATGAGTCATGAACTGTCCTGTATTTCCACGTCCATCCGCACGCACCAGAGCACCATATATACCGGAGCCTTCCCCTCCCCTGCACCCAACTCGCTCGCTTCCCTCTTCCTCTGTCTCCCTTCCCCCCACACCGAAAGCAGCAGGCAAGCGCACCACCATTCTACGCTCTGCTCAGCTTTGCTCGAAACTCGCCTCCACACACGCCCACAATGGCGGCTTCAGTAGCTTGCTCCTTCTTCTTTGACGCGGAGCTGCTCGCCGAGCCCGGCTTGCCCGCGCTGGACGCGTGCGCGCTCTGCGCCAAGCCGCTGGCGCGCGACAGCGACATCTTCATGTACAAGGGCGACACGCCCTTCTGCAGCGAGGAGTGCCGCGACGAGCAGATGCAGCTCGACGCCATCTCCGCCAGGCAGGCCGCCCGGAGGCAGCAGCGGTTCTCGTCGGGAACGGAGGCCCGGCGCGGGCACCAGGAGTCCAGGAAGGTGTCCGTCGCGAGCTAGCCGGCTAGGCTCGTCGCCTAGTAGAGTAGAGCCCGGCTTGAATCAATGGGATCTCAAGAATCACCGATCTGGCGAGACGAAGGAGACAGATATCTCCGGTTTGTCTCGCCTGAACCGGAGAAGCAATGAAggatctgaaaaaagttcatgtgCTGAGGCTCCGGCCATCTGGGTCGCCCGCTGGACGCATGTTTGTTTGAGGCTTTTGAGCCGCGCTTGGTGCAGCACCATATGTAAATCGGAACCACTTTGAATCCATGTTTGGACACAATTTTTTGCCCACAGATCATGACTTGTCTGAGCTTTGCATTTTCCGTTTTCCGATCACCGTTCATCTCTAAATCGATCATACGCCTTAAGGGAAATCGAGTATTCGTAGAGCATCTAGGCGCTGCACCATGAAATCTCGCCAGACTAACACAGGTTAGGCGCGCAGACACCGCTTGAATGAGAGTATGTATGTCGATCTGTTATGAATCAAACGTCCGTGCAAAATTCCTCGGTTAATCATGTAGACAGGGGATGGACTTGCACAAGACTTGAGAAGATTCCAACTTTAGTTAAGTTAGTGCACGCCACAGCAAAAGGTGGAAAGAAGGCATGAGAAGAGATTCGTTAAGCATTCACTTCActttgtccggaaatcgtaatacatgtgtgaatacatagaccacaacctgtccctagtaagcctctagttgactagatcgttgatcaacagatagtcatggtttcctgactatggacattggatgtcattgataacgggatcacatcattaggagaatgatgtgatggacaagacccaatcctaagcatagcataaaagatcgtgtagtttcgtttgctagagcttttccaatgtcaagtatcttttccttagaccatgagatcgtgcaactcccggataccgtaggagtgctttgtgtgtgccaaacgtcacaacgtaactgggtgactataaaggtgcattacgggtatctccgaaagtgtctgttgggttggcacggatcgagactgggatttgtcactccgtgtgacggagaggtatctctgggcccactcggtaatgcatcatcataatgagctcaatgtgactaaggcgttagtcacgggatcatgcattgcggtacgagtaaagagacttgccggtaacgagattgaacaaggtattgggataccgacgatcgaatctcgggcaagtaacataccgtttgacaaagggaattgtatacggattgattgaatcctcgacaccgtggtttatccgatgagatcatcgtggaacatgtgggagccaacatgggtatccagatcccgctgttggttattgaccggagaggcgtctcggtcatgtccgcatgtctcccgaacccgtagggtctacacacttaaggtccggtgacgctagggttgtagagatatatgtacgcggaaacccgaaagttgttcggagtcccggatgagatcccagacgtcacgagaggttccgaaatggtccggaggtgaagaattatatataggaagtcaagtttcggccaccgggaaagtttcgggggttaccggtattgtaccgggaccaccggaagggtcccgggggtccaccgggtggggccacctatcccggagggcctcatgggctgaaagtggaagggaaccagcccctagtgggctgggcaccccccatgggcctccccccatgcgcctagggttgggaaccctagggtggggggacttcccccttgccttggggggcaaggcaacccctttccaccccttggccggcgccccccaaccctagatgggttttggccggcccccctcccaagggggcctatataaaggggggggagggagggcagcaacacacagccttgggcgcctccctcctcccctgcaacacctctctctctctctctcgcagaagcttggcgaagccctgccggagacccgctacatccaccaccacgccgtcgtgctgctggatctccatcaacctctccttcccccttgctggatcaagaaggaggagacgtcgctgcaccgtacgtgtgttgaacgcggaggtgccgtccgttcggcactcggtcatcggtgatttggatcacagcgagtacgactccgtcatccacgttcattggaacgcttccgctcgcgatctacaagggtatgtagatgcactcctttcccctcgttgctagtagactccatagatgcatcttggtgagcgtaggaaaattttaaattatgctacgattcccaacagtggcatcatgagccaggtctatgcgtagttactatgcacgagtagaacacaaagcagttgtgggcgttgagtttgccaattcttcttgccgctactagtcttttcttgtttcggcggcattgtaggatgaagcggcccggaccgaccttacacgtacacttacgtgagacaggttccaccgactgacatgcacaagttgcataaggtggctagcgggtgtctgtctctcctactttagtcggaacggattcgatgaaaagggtccttatgaagggtaaatagaaattggcatatcacgttgtggttttgcgtaggtaagaaacgttcttgctagaaacctatagcaaccacgtaaaaacttgcaacaacaattagaggacgtctaacttgtttttgcagcaagtgctatgtgatgtgatatggccagaaggatgtgatgaatgatatatgtgatgtatgagattgatcatattcttgtaataggaatcacgacttgcatgtcgatgagtatgacaaccggcaggagccataggagttgtctttattattttgcatgacctgcgtgtcattgaataacgccatgtaaattactttactttgttgctaaacgcgttagccatagaagtagaagtaatcgttggcgtgacgacttcatgaagacacaatgatggagatcatgatgatggagatcatggtgtcatgccggtgacgaagatgatcatggtgccccgaagatggagatcaaaggagcatgatgatattggccatatcatgtcactatttgattgcatgtgatgtttatcatgtttttgcatcttatttgcttagaacgacggtagtaagtaagatgatcccttataataatttcaagaaagtgttcaccctaactgtgcaccgttgcgaaggttcgttgtttcgaagcaccacgtgatgatcgggtgtgatagattctaacgttcgaatacaacgggtgttgacgagcctagcatgtacagacatggcctcggaacacacgcaatacacttaggttgacttgacgagcctagcatgtacagacatggcctcggaacacggaggaccgaaaggtcgagcatgagtcgtatagaagatacgatcaacatggagatgttcaccgatcttgactagtccgtctcacgtgatgatcggacacggcctagttaaactcggatcatgtttcacttagatgactagagggatgtctatctgagtgggagttcataatcagatgaacttcattatcatgaacatagtcaaataggtatttgcaaattatgtcatagcttgcgctttagttctactggttaagatatgttcctagagaaaatttagttgaaagttggtagtagcaattatgcggactgggtccgtaaactgaggattgtcctcattgctgcacagaaggcttatgtccttaatgcaccgctcggtgtgctgaacctcagcgtcgtctgtagatgttacgaaacatctgacatacacgttttgatgactacgtgatagttcagtgcggtttagaattgtggcaccaaagacgtttttgaaacgtcgcagaacatgtgagatgttccgaagactgaaattgggatttcagactagtgcccacgtcaagaggtatgagacctctgacaagtttcttaagcctgcaaactaagggagaaaagctcaatcgttgagcgtgtgctcagattgtctgagtgccacaatcgcttgaatcgagtgggagttaatctcccagatgagatagtgatagttctccatagtcactgccaccaagctagtagagcttcgtgatgaactataacatatcaaggataattatgatgatccttgagctattcgcgatgtttgacaccgcgagagtagaaatcaagaaggagcatcaattgttgatggttagtaaaaccactagtttaagaagggcaagggcaaaagggatacttcatgaaacagcaagtcgtttgctgctctagtgaagaatcccaaggttgaacccaaacccgagactaagtgcttctgtaatgagaggaacggtcactgaagcagtactaccctagatacttggtagatgagaaggcaggcaaggtcgacagaagtatattggatatacgttatatgaatgtgtactttactagtactcctagcagcaccagggtattagatactggttcggttgctaagtgttagtaactcgaaataaaagctgcggaataaatggagactagctaaaggtgagatgacgatatgtgttggaagtgtttccaaggttgatgtgatcaagcatcgcatgctccctctaccatcgagatttggtgtttgcgttgaacatgattggattatgtttaccgcaaaacggttattcatttaaggagaataatggttactctgtttatttgaataataccttcaatggtcttgcacctaaaatgaatctcgatcgtagtgatacacatgttcatgccaaaaagatataagatagtaatgatagtaccacatacttgtggcactgccacttgagtcatattggtgtagaacgcatgaagaagctccatgtaggtggatctttggactcactcatttttgaaaagattgagacatgcgaaccatgtctattggtatatatgcatgaagaaactccatacagatggatcgtttggactcacttgattatgaatcacttgagacatgcaaatcataccacatgggcaaaatgactgaaagtcctcgttttcagtgagatggaacaagagagcaacttattggaagtaatacattttgatgtacgcagtccaatgagtgctgaggcatgcagtggatatcgttatgttcttacttcacagatgatttgagtagatgctgagtgtatttacttgatgaaacactagtctgaattattgaaaggttcaagtaatttcagagtgaagttgaagatcgtcgtgacaagaggataaaatgtctgtgatatgatcatagagatgagtatctgagatacgagtttggcacacaattgagacattgtggaaagtgtttcacaattaataccgcctggaacaccatagtgtgatggtgtgtccgaacatcataactgcaccctattggatatggtgcataccatgatgtttcttatcaaattaccactatcgtttatgggttaggcattagagacaaccgcattcactttaaaaggggcaccacgcaattccgttgagacgacaccgtttatagaaacctaagttgtcgtttcttaaaagtttggggctgcgatgcttatgtgaaaaagtttcaggctgataagctcgaacccaaagcggataaatgcatcttcatagaatacccaaaaacagttgggtatacctcctatttcagatctggaagcaaaagtaattgcttctagaaacgagtcctttctcgaggaaaagtttctctcgaaagaattgagtgggaggatggtggagacttgataaggttattgaaccgtcgcttcaactagtatgtagcagggcacaggaagttgttcctgtggcacctacaccaattgaagtggaagcttatgatggtgatcatgaaacttcggatcaagtcactaccaaacctcgtaggacgacgaggatgcgcactacttcagagtaatgcgtgatcctgccttggaagtcatgttgctagacaactatgaacctacgagctatggagaagcgatggtgggcccatattccgacgaatggctcgaggccatgaaatccgagatagaatccatgtatcagaacaaagcatggactttggtgaacttgcccgatgatcggcaagccattgagataaatggatctttaagaagaagacggacatggacggtaatgttaccgtctatgaagctcgacttgtggcaaagagtattttcacaagttcaaggagttgactacaatgagttttttctcatccgtagcgatgcttaggtccgtcggaatcatgttagcattagctacatttatgaaatctggcagatggatgtcaaaacaagtttccttaccagttttcgtgaggaaaggttgtatgtgatacaatcagaaaggttttgtcgatcctaaggatgctaaaaggtatgctagctccagcgatccttccatggattagagcaagcatctcggagtcagaatatacgctttgatggggtgatcaaagtttttgggtttatacaaagtttgttagaaacttgtatttacaataaagtgagtgggagcgctacaacatttctgataagtatatgtgaatgacatattgttgatccgaaatgatgtaaaatttctggaaagcataaagggttgtttgaaaggagtttttcaaaggaagacctggataaagctgcttacatattgggcatcaagatccatagagatagatcaagacgcctgatgatactttcaaaagacagcacaccttgacatgattttgaaagagttcaaaatagatcagcaaagaaggagttcttggctgtgttacaaggtgtgagtattgagtgagactcaagacctgaccacagcggaagatagagaaaggacgaaggtcgtcccctatgctttagacataggctctatagtatgctatgctgtgtaccgcacatgtagtgtgccttgccatgagttggtcaagagggtacaatggtgatccgggaaaggatctcatgacagcggtcgaacttatccttagtacctagtggattaaggaattttctcgattatggaggtggaaaggagttcgtcgtaaagggttacgtcgatgcgaactttgacactaatccggatgactctgagtagtaaaccggattcgtatagtagagcaattatttgaaatggctccaaatagcgcgtggtagcatccacaagatgacatagatattcgtaaagcacacggttctgaaaggttcagacccgttgactaataacctctctcacaagcataacatgaccaaaccagaacacattgagtgataatcacatagtgatgtgaactagattgttgactctagtaaactctttagatgttggtcacatggtgatgtgaccagtgagtgttaatcacatggtgatgtgaactagattattgactctagtgcaagtgggagactgttggaaatatgccctagaggcaataataaatggttattattatatttctttgttcatggtaattgtctattattcatgctataattgtattgtccggaaatcgtaatacatgtgtgaatacatagaccacaacctgtccctagtaagcctctagttgactagctcgttgatcaacagatagtcatggtttcctgactatggacattggatgtcattgataacgggatcacatcattaggagaatgatgtgatggacaagacccaatcctaagcatagcataaaagatcgtgtagtttcgtttgctagagcttttccaatgtcaagtatcttttccttagaccatgagatcgtgcaactcccggataccgtaggagtgctttgggtgtgccaaacgtcacaacgtaactgggtgactataaaggtgcactacgggtatctccgaaagtgtctgttgggttggcacggatcgagactgggatttgtcactccgtgtgacggagaggtatctctgggcccactcggtaatgcatcatcataatgagctcaatgtgactaaggcgttagtcaccgggatcatgcattgcggtacgagtaaagagacttgccggtaacgagattgaacaaggtattgggataccgacgatcgaatctcgggcaagtaacataccgtttgacaaagggaattgtatacggattgattgaatcctcgacaccgtggttcatccgatgagatcatcgtggaacatgtgggagccaacatgggtatccagatcccgctgttggttattgaccggagaggcgtctcggtcatgtctgcatgtctcccgaacccgtagggtctacacacttaacgtccggtgacgctagggttgtagagatatatgtatgcggaaacccgaaagttgttcggagtcccggatgagatcccagacatcacgagaggttccgaaatggtccggaggtgaagaattatatataggaagtcaagtttcggccaccgggaaagtttcgggggttaccggtattgtaccgggaccaccggaagggtcccgggggtccaccgggtggggccacctatcccggagggcctcatgggctgaaagtggaagggaaccagcccctagtgggctgggcgccccccatgggcctccccccatgcgcctagggttgggaaccctagggtggggggacttcccccttgccttggggggcaaggcaacccctttccaccccttggccgccgcccccccaaccctagatgggttttggccggccccccctcccaagggggcctatataagggggggagggagggcagcaacacacagccttgggcgcctccctcctcccctgcaacacctctctctctctctctctctctctctctctctctctctctctctctctctctctcgcagaagcttggcgaagccctgccggagacccgctacatccaccaccacgccgtcgtgctgctggatctccatcaacctctccttccccttgctggatcaagaaggaggagacgtcgctgcaccgtacgtgtgttgaacgcggaggtgccgtccgttcggcactcggtcatcggtgatttggatcacggcgagtacgactccgtcatccacgttcattggaacgcttccgctcgcgatctacaagggtatgtagatgcactcatttcccctcgttgctagtggactccatagatgcatcttggtgagcgtaggaaaattttaaattatgctacgattcccaacatcctaagcatagcacaagatcgtgtagttcatttgctaggtttttccaaatgtcaagtatcatttccttagaccatgagattgtgtaactcccggataccataggagtgctttgggtgtgccaaacgtcacaacgtaactgggtggctataaaggtgcactacgggtatctccgaaagtgtctgttgggttggcacgaatcgagactgggatttgtcactccgtatgacggagaggtatctctgggaccactcggtaatgcatcatcataatgagctcaatgtgactaaggcgttagtcacgggatcatgcattgcggtacgagtaaagagacttgccggtaacgagattgaacaaggtattgggataccgacgatcgaatctcgggcaagtaacataccgtttgacaaagggaattgtatacggattgattgaatcctcgacaccgtggttcatccgatgagatcatcgtggaacatgtgggagccaacatgggtatccagatcccgctgttggttattgaccggagaggcgtctcggtcatgtctgcatgtctcccgaacccgtagggtctacacacttaacgtccggtgacgctagggttgtagagatatatgtatgcggaaacccgaaagttgttcggagtcccgaatgagatcccagacgtcacgagaggttccgaaatggtccggaggtgaagaattatatataggaagtcaagtttcggccaccgggaaagtttcgggggttaccggtattgtaccgggaccaccggaagggtcccgggggtccaccgggtggggccacctatcccggagggcctcatgggctgaaagtggaagggaaccagcccctagtgggctgggcgccccccatgggcctccccccatgcgcctagggttgggaaccctagggtggggggacttcccccttgccttggggggcaaggcaacccctttccaccccttggccgccgcccccccaaccctagatgggttttggccggccccccctcccaagggggcctatataaagggggggagggagggcagcaacacacagccttgggcgcctccctcctcccctgcaacacctctctctctctctctctgtctctctctctctctcgcagaagcttggcgaagccctgccggagacccgctacatccaccaccacgccgtcgtgctgctggatctccatcaacctctccttcccccttgctggatcaagaaggaggagacgtcgctgcaccgtacgtgtgttgaacgcggaggtgccgtccgttcggcactcggtcatcggtgatttggatcacggcgagtacgactccgtcatccacgttcattggaacgcttacgctcgcgatctacaagggtatgtagatgcactcctttcccctcgttgctagtggactccatagatgcatcttggtgagcgtaggaaaattttaaattatgctacgattcccaacatcctaagcatagcacaagatcgtgtagttcatttgctaggtttttccaaatgtcaagtatcatttccttagaccatgagattgtgtaactcccggataccataggagtgctttgggtgtgccaaacgtcacaacgtaactgggtggctataaaggtgcactacgggtatctccgaaagtgtctgttgggttggcacgaatcgagactgggatttgtcactccgtatgacggagaggtatctctgggaccactcggtaatgcatcatcataatgagctcaatgtgaccaagtgtttggtcacgggatcatgcattacggtacgagtaaagtgacttgccggtaacgagattgaacaaggtattgggataccggcgatcgaatctcgggcaagtaacgtaccgattgacaaagggaattgtatacgggattgattgaatcctcgacattgtggttcatccgatgagatcatcgtggaacatgtgggagccaacatgggtatccagatcccgctgttggttattgaccagagactcgtctcggtcatgtctgcatgtctcccgaacccgtagggtctacacacttaaggttcggtgacgctagggttgtagagatattagtatgcggaaatccgaaagttgttcggagtcccggatgagatcccggacgtcacgaggagttccggaatggtccggaggtgaagaattatatataggaagtcaagtttcggccaccgggaaagtttcggggtcaccggtattgtaccgggactaccggaagggtcccgggggtctaccgggtggggccacctatcccggagggccccatgggctgaagtggggaagggaaccagcccctggtgggctggtgcgccccccttgggcctcccctgcgcctagggttggaaaccctaggggtggggggcgccccacttgacttggggggcaagtccccccccttggccgccgccccccctttgagATGGGATCtatgggggccggcgccccccctggacccctatataaagaggggggagggagggcagcaacacccaagcccctggcgcctccctctccctcccgtgacacctctccctctcgatgagcttggcgaagccctgccgagatccccgctacttccaccaccacgccgtcgtgctgctggatctccatcaacctctcctccccccttcctggatcaaggaggagacgccttccccaaccgtacatgtgttgaacgcggaggtgccgtccgttcggcgctcggtcatcggtgatttggatcacgacgagtacgactccatcaaccccgttctcttgaacgcttccgctcgcgatctac
This region of Triticum aestivum cultivar Chinese Spring chromosome 2D, IWGSC CS RefSeq v2.1, whole genome shotgun sequence genomic DNA includes:
- the LOC123050017 gene encoding FCS-Like Zinc finger 2-like, coding for MAASVACSFFFDAELLAEPGLPALDACALCAKPLARDSDIFMYKGDTPFCSEECRDEQMQLDAISARQAARRQQRFSSGTEARRGHQESRKVSVAS